One Cololabis saira isolate AMF1-May2022 chromosome 12, fColSai1.1, whole genome shotgun sequence DNA window includes the following coding sequences:
- the LOC133457303 gene encoding neural cell adhesion molecule L1-like protein isoform X12 — MRLMGSLLLVLLWAFTSRATGLSIPLEVEQPPTIISHTTSPVIALPFDNTITIRCEATGNPPPIYRWTKDGQDLILPNITTIRADHTDGTLMFHNKHFLQFQGIYRCLASNKLGTAMTGDIKIIVSTPPKFPKEALDPVVVEQGEPIILECNPPQGVPPRQIYWMSIGLRHIEQDERVSMGTNGNLYFSYALHKDSREDYCCFAAFHKIRTIVQKSAMAVVVKSYNDSSESGEASESGGPPVRAPSLLLPSGVQSAKVLLKGEDLQLECIPGGFPTPSVTWMKMGDSLSDRVKLSNFQKLLSIPSVDEKDQGKYMCTAENSAGKAVHYFDVIVREPPTWLAEPPPTQLTVITSDVHIKCSVRGRPPPDITWRRNGELFRDDPETNRRVLDDTLVIHNARPEDSGVYQCEASNSHGSILANVNVMVMNLAPFILTKDFQEYAVILGGDVVMNCSVFSSPPSSISWNKNGTDIEGGRVVGLENRQSLKIISTEKDDSGRYVCVAKNTEGTSSVTAVLDVKDPTKIVSPPQDVQIVSGTSTQLMCVAEYDKSLQDTFEVVWRKNGEEISLTPEENSRYIMEGDMLQIMNVNLDDQGMYTCVAKTSLDEDNASALITVLDVPDAPTRLKISEVKNPRNITLSWEPGSDHNSSVTEFVVEYEETQWEPGRWKELQKVPGNQATAEPALHGHLNYQFRVYAVNAVGPGPPSEPTERYKTPSAAPDRNPENIKIEGHLPHQMDVSWEPLRSIECNGPGLEYKLSYRKLGVEDMWEEQLVRRPSFVVRNTSTFVPYEIRVQSRNSLGWGPEPKTVTGYSGEDVVFWHCLRENVSVPTAAPRDIGVEVVNTTVLRVSWTPVPPATVRGHLGGYNVHWVKRKSLLNPGKTFNVHNYMSFPGKRSHAIVPGLEPFSEYKLTVNVFNKKGNGPRSDPVTFSTPEGVPGLVPILTASNSHADSVLLVWGPPLEANGVLSGYLLRYHLLNETSLEVIDSREMNITEADITQWHLRGLEGDSLYRFHLSACTRAGCGPPMAQESRTVAAAGVANPSRDFSTERWFIGTMCAVALLTLVALVACFLRKNKGGKYAVKEKEDVNPDTESQEMNDDAFYEYSDSDKKPLRGSSSCSGDDAVGDSVSRDSLVDYADEGGDFNEDGSFIGEYSEFKHRGSVSESSGPGRITA, encoded by the exons ATGAGGTTGATGGGCAGCCTGCTGTTGGTTCTGCTCTGGGCTTTCACCTCCAGGGCCACAGGCCTCAGCATTCCTCTGGAAG TGGAGCAGCCTCCAACCATAATAAGTCACACAACAAGTCCTGTTATTGCGCTTCCTTTCGACAACACCATTACTATCAGATGTGAAGCAACTGGGAACCCACCACCAAT ATACAGATGGACAAAGGATGGCCAAGACTTAATCTTGCCGAACATCACAACAATCAGAGCAGACCACACAGATGGAACTTTGATGTTTCACAACAAGCACTTCCTCCAGTTCCAGGGTATATACAGATGCTTAGCTTCCAACAAGTTAGGAACTGCCATGACGGGGGATATCAAGATCATAGTTTCAA CTCCTCCAAAGTTTCCAAAGGAAGCACTTGATCCAGTTGTTGTTGAGCAGGGGGAACCAATCATCCTGGAGTGTAACCCTCCACAAGGTGTCCCCCCTCGTCAGATCTACTGGATGAGCATTG GTCTCCGGCACATCGAGCAGGATGAGAGAGTTTCCATGGGAACCAATGGCAACCTGTACTTCTCCTATGCCTTACACAAAGACAGTCGTGAAGACTACTGTTGCTTTGCTGCCTTCCACAAAATTCGCACCATTGTCCAGAAAAGCGCCATGGCTGTCGTGGTTAAGAGCT ACAATGATTCCTCTGAAAGCGGCGAAGCGAGTGAGT CCGGAGGCCCCCCAGTGAGAGCACCTAGCCTGCTGCTGCCCTCTGGTGTCCAGTCAGCAAAGGTTTTGTTGAAAGGAGAAGATCTGCAGCTCGAGTGCATACCAGGAGGATT TCCCACTCCCAGCGTGACGTGGATGAAAATGGGCGACAGTCTGTCTGATCGGGTGAAACTGAGCAATTTCCAAAAGCTGCTTTCCATACCTTCTGTAGACGAGAAGGATCAGGGAAAATACATGTGCACAGCTGAAAACTCTGCTGGAAAGGCCGTCCACTACTTTGACGTAATAGTGCGAG AGCCGCCGACGTGGCTGGCGGAGCCTCCGCCGACCCAGCTGACTGTGATCACCTCCGACGTTCACATAAAGTGCTCGGTTAGAGGAAGACCACCGCCAGACATAACGTGGAGGAGGAATGGAGAACTATTTAGAG ACGACCCAGAGACCAACAGGCGAGTGCTTGATGATACTTTGGTGATTCATAATGCCAGACCAGAGGACAGCGGCGTCTACCAGTGCGAGGCCTCCAACAGTCATGGCAGCATTCTGGCCAACGTCAACGTCATGGTCATGA ACTTGGCTCCTTTCATACTGACGAAGGACTTCCAAGAGTACGCTGTGATCCTGGGAGGGGACGTCGTCATGAACTGCAGCGTTTTCAGCTCTCCACCATCCAGCATCTCTTG GAACAAAAATGGGACAGACATCGAAGGGGGACGGGTTGTTGGCCTGGAAAACAGACAATCATTGAAAATAATCAGCACAGAAAAGGATGACAGTGGGAGATATGTTTGCGTGGCCAAAAACACCGAGGGCACGTCATCCGTCACTGCTGTCCTGGATGTGAAAG ATCCCACAAAAATAGTAAGCCCCCCTCAGGATGTGCAGATCGTCAGTGGCACCTCGACTCAGTTGATGTGCGTGGCGGAGTATGATAAGAGTCTGCAGGACACTTTTGAGGTGGTGTGGAGGAAGAATGGGGAAGAGATATCACTCACCCCTGAGGAAAATTCCAG ATACATAATGGAAGGCGACATGCTGCAGATCATGAACGTGAACCTGGATGACCAGGGAATGTATACATGCGTTGCTAAAACAAGTCTAGATGAGGACAATGCTTCTGCGCTAATAACAGTGCTGG atgttcctgatgcTCCAACGAGATTAAAGATATCTGAAGTTAAGAATCCAAGAAACATTACACTGTCTTGGGAACCAGGGAGTGATCACAACAGCTCTGTAACAG AATTTGTAGTGGAGTATGAGGAGACTCAATGGGAGCCCGGCAGGTGGAAGGAGCTCCAGAAAGTTCCTGGTAACCAGGCAACAGCTGAGCCGGCGCTCCACGGACACCTTAACTATCAGTTTAGAGTTTACGCCGTTAACGCCGTCGGACCTGGACCCCCCAGTGAGCCAACTGAGAGATACAAAACACCTTCTGCTG CACCTGACAGAAACCcagaaaacatcaaaattgaAGGACATCTTCCTCATCAGATGGATGTAAGCTGGGAG CCACTGCGGTCCATTGAATGCAACGGACCGGGCCTTGAATACAAGTTGAGCTACCGCAAACTGGGGGTGGAAGACATGTGGGAGGAGCAGCTTGTGAGAAGACCCTCGTTTGTTGTGAGGAACACAAGCACTTTTGTCCCCTACGAGATCAGAGTTCAGAGCAGGAACAGCCTCGGGTGGGGTCCAGAACCTAAAACTGTTACAGGTTACTCTGGTGAAGATG TTGTCTTTTGGCACTGTCTGCGGGAAAATGTGTCAG TTCCCACTGCGGCACCGCGGGACATAGGAGTGGAGGTGGTCAACACCACAGTTCTGAGAGTTAGCTGGACCCCGGTTCCTCCTGCCACTGTGCGAGGTCATCTCGGTGGCTATAAT GTTCACTGGGTAAAAAGGAAAAGTCTTCTGAATCCAGGGAAGACTTTTAATGTCCACAATTACATGTCTTTTCCCGGAAAAAGGAGTCACGCTATTGTGCCAGGGCTTGAACCTTTCTCAGAGTACAAACTCACCGTCAACGTGTTTAACAAGAAAGGAAATGGGCCCAGGAGCGATCCTGTCACCTTCAGCACCCCAGAGGGAG TTCCAGGGTTAGTGCCTATCCTAACCGCCTCCAACAGTCATGCTGACTCCGTTCTTCTGGTATGGGGACCACCGCTGGAGGCAAATGGCGTCCTGTCCGGTTATCTCCTGCGGTACCACCTCC TAAATGAGACTTCACTTGAGGTGATTGATTCCCGGGAGATGAACATCACGGAGGCTGACATCACCCAGTGGCACCTTAGGGGACTGGAGGGAGACAGTCTCTACCGCTTTCACCTCAGTGCCTGCACTCGAGCGGGTTGTGGACCTCCAATGGCCCAGGAGAGCAGGACTGTAGCGGCAGCAG GTGTGGCAAATCCATCAAGAGACTTTTCAACTGAGCGCTGGTTCATTGGGACCATGTGTGCTGTGGCACTGCTCACCCTTGTTGCACTCGTGGCCTGCTTTCTACGGAAAAACAAAGGTGGCAAATATGCAG TGAAAGAGAAGGAGGATGTCAACCCTGACACCGAGTCACAAGAAATGAATGACGACGCCTTCTATGAATACAG TGACAGCGATAAAAAGCCACTGAGGGGCAGCAGCTCGTGTTCAGGAGATGACGCCGTCGGGGACAGCGTCAGCAGAGACAGTCTGGTTGACTATGCAGACGAAGGAGGAGACTTCAATGAGGACGGGTCATTTATCGGAGAATATTCTGAATTTAAGCACAGGGGCTCGGTTAGTGAATCCAGTGGACCTGGCCGCATCACTGCATGA
- the LOC133457303 gene encoding neural cell adhesion molecule L1-like protein isoform X3 translates to MRLMGSLLLVLLWAFTSRATGLSIPLEVEQPPTIISHTTSPVIALPFDNTITIRCEATGNPPPIYRWTKDGQDLILPNITTIRADHTDGTLMFHNKHFLQFQGIYRCLASNKLGTAMTGDIKIIVSTPPKFPKEALDPVVVEQGEPIILECNPPQGVPPRQIYWMSIGLRHIEQDERVSMGTNGNLYFSYALHKDSREDYCCFAAFHKIRTIVQKSAMAVVVKSYNDSSESGEASESGGPPVRAPSLLLPSGVQSAKVLLKGEDLQLECIPGGFPTPSVTWMKMGDSLSDRVKLSNFQKLLSIPSVDEKDQGKYMCTAENSAGKAVHYFDVIVREPPTWLAEPPPTQLTVITSDVHIKCSVRGRPPPDITWRRNGELFRDDPETNRRVLDDTLVIHNARPEDSGVYQCEASNSHGSILANVNVMVMNLAPFILTKDFQEYAVILGGDVVMNCSVFSSPPSSISWNKNGTDIEGGRVVGLENRQSLKIISTEKDDSGRYVCVAKNTEGTSSVTAVLDVKDPTKIVSPPQDVQIVSGTSTQLMCVAEYDKSLQDTFEVVWRKNGEEISLTPEENSRYIMEGDMLQIMNVNLDDQGMYTCVAKTSLDEDNASALITVLDVPDAPTRLKISEVKNPRNITLSWEPGSDHNSSVTEFVVEYEETQWEPGRWKELQKVPGNQATAEPALHGHLNYQFRVYAVNAVGPGPPSEPTERYKTPSAAPDRNPENIKIEGHLPHQMDVSWEPLRSIECNGPGLEYKLSYRKLGVEDMWEEQLVRRPSFVVRNTSTFVPYEIRVQSRNSLGWGPEPKTVTGYSGEDVPTAAPRDIGVEVVNTTVLRVSWTPVPPATVRGHLGGYNVHWVKRKSLLNPGKTFNVHNYMSFPGKRSHAIVPGLEPFSEYKLTVNVFNKKGNGPRSDPVTFSTPEGVPGLVPILTASNSHADSVLLVWGPPLEANGVLSGYLLRYHLLNETSLEVIDSREMNITEADITQWHLRGLEGDSLYRFHLSACTRAGCGPPMAQESRTVAAADLNSFLSVPSSIPSNSTHPPLVPALLNISSYVSDTYAKISWTAAEEHGDSQLYVAYMNNRDGIWYFSEAVNTSQSFHVIDGLKPGTLYTVRLMAKKLLDNASIFEDVIETRVKGVANPSRDFSTERWFIGTMCAVALLTLVALVACFLRKNKGGKYAGTLPPQQLDMFSMEKVKEKEDVNPDTESQEMNDDAFYEYSDSDKKPLRGSSSCSGDDAVGDSVSRDSLVDYADEGGDFNEDGSFIGEYSEFKHRGSVSESSGPGRITA, encoded by the exons ATGAGGTTGATGGGCAGCCTGCTGTTGGTTCTGCTCTGGGCTTTCACCTCCAGGGCCACAGGCCTCAGCATTCCTCTGGAAG TGGAGCAGCCTCCAACCATAATAAGTCACACAACAAGTCCTGTTATTGCGCTTCCTTTCGACAACACCATTACTATCAGATGTGAAGCAACTGGGAACCCACCACCAAT ATACAGATGGACAAAGGATGGCCAAGACTTAATCTTGCCGAACATCACAACAATCAGAGCAGACCACACAGATGGAACTTTGATGTTTCACAACAAGCACTTCCTCCAGTTCCAGGGTATATACAGATGCTTAGCTTCCAACAAGTTAGGAACTGCCATGACGGGGGATATCAAGATCATAGTTTCAA CTCCTCCAAAGTTTCCAAAGGAAGCACTTGATCCAGTTGTTGTTGAGCAGGGGGAACCAATCATCCTGGAGTGTAACCCTCCACAAGGTGTCCCCCCTCGTCAGATCTACTGGATGAGCATTG GTCTCCGGCACATCGAGCAGGATGAGAGAGTTTCCATGGGAACCAATGGCAACCTGTACTTCTCCTATGCCTTACACAAAGACAGTCGTGAAGACTACTGTTGCTTTGCTGCCTTCCACAAAATTCGCACCATTGTCCAGAAAAGCGCCATGGCTGTCGTGGTTAAGAGCT ACAATGATTCCTCTGAAAGCGGCGAAGCGAGTGAGT CCGGAGGCCCCCCAGTGAGAGCACCTAGCCTGCTGCTGCCCTCTGGTGTCCAGTCAGCAAAGGTTTTGTTGAAAGGAGAAGATCTGCAGCTCGAGTGCATACCAGGAGGATT TCCCACTCCCAGCGTGACGTGGATGAAAATGGGCGACAGTCTGTCTGATCGGGTGAAACTGAGCAATTTCCAAAAGCTGCTTTCCATACCTTCTGTAGACGAGAAGGATCAGGGAAAATACATGTGCACAGCTGAAAACTCTGCTGGAAAGGCCGTCCACTACTTTGACGTAATAGTGCGAG AGCCGCCGACGTGGCTGGCGGAGCCTCCGCCGACCCAGCTGACTGTGATCACCTCCGACGTTCACATAAAGTGCTCGGTTAGAGGAAGACCACCGCCAGACATAACGTGGAGGAGGAATGGAGAACTATTTAGAG ACGACCCAGAGACCAACAGGCGAGTGCTTGATGATACTTTGGTGATTCATAATGCCAGACCAGAGGACAGCGGCGTCTACCAGTGCGAGGCCTCCAACAGTCATGGCAGCATTCTGGCCAACGTCAACGTCATGGTCATGA ACTTGGCTCCTTTCATACTGACGAAGGACTTCCAAGAGTACGCTGTGATCCTGGGAGGGGACGTCGTCATGAACTGCAGCGTTTTCAGCTCTCCACCATCCAGCATCTCTTG GAACAAAAATGGGACAGACATCGAAGGGGGACGGGTTGTTGGCCTGGAAAACAGACAATCATTGAAAATAATCAGCACAGAAAAGGATGACAGTGGGAGATATGTTTGCGTGGCCAAAAACACCGAGGGCACGTCATCCGTCACTGCTGTCCTGGATGTGAAAG ATCCCACAAAAATAGTAAGCCCCCCTCAGGATGTGCAGATCGTCAGTGGCACCTCGACTCAGTTGATGTGCGTGGCGGAGTATGATAAGAGTCTGCAGGACACTTTTGAGGTGGTGTGGAGGAAGAATGGGGAAGAGATATCACTCACCCCTGAGGAAAATTCCAG ATACATAATGGAAGGCGACATGCTGCAGATCATGAACGTGAACCTGGATGACCAGGGAATGTATACATGCGTTGCTAAAACAAGTCTAGATGAGGACAATGCTTCTGCGCTAATAACAGTGCTGG atgttcctgatgcTCCAACGAGATTAAAGATATCTGAAGTTAAGAATCCAAGAAACATTACACTGTCTTGGGAACCAGGGAGTGATCACAACAGCTCTGTAACAG AATTTGTAGTGGAGTATGAGGAGACTCAATGGGAGCCCGGCAGGTGGAAGGAGCTCCAGAAAGTTCCTGGTAACCAGGCAACAGCTGAGCCGGCGCTCCACGGACACCTTAACTATCAGTTTAGAGTTTACGCCGTTAACGCCGTCGGACCTGGACCCCCCAGTGAGCCAACTGAGAGATACAAAACACCTTCTGCTG CACCTGACAGAAACCcagaaaacatcaaaattgaAGGACATCTTCCTCATCAGATGGATGTAAGCTGGGAG CCACTGCGGTCCATTGAATGCAACGGACCGGGCCTTGAATACAAGTTGAGCTACCGCAAACTGGGGGTGGAAGACATGTGGGAGGAGCAGCTTGTGAGAAGACCCTCGTTTGTTGTGAGGAACACAAGCACTTTTGTCCCCTACGAGATCAGAGTTCAGAGCAGGAACAGCCTCGGGTGGGGTCCAGAACCTAAAACTGTTACAGGTTACTCTGGTGAAGATG TTCCCACTGCGGCACCGCGGGACATAGGAGTGGAGGTGGTCAACACCACAGTTCTGAGAGTTAGCTGGACCCCGGTTCCTCCTGCCACTGTGCGAGGTCATCTCGGTGGCTATAAT GTTCACTGGGTAAAAAGGAAAAGTCTTCTGAATCCAGGGAAGACTTTTAATGTCCACAATTACATGTCTTTTCCCGGAAAAAGGAGTCACGCTATTGTGCCAGGGCTTGAACCTTTCTCAGAGTACAAACTCACCGTCAACGTGTTTAACAAGAAAGGAAATGGGCCCAGGAGCGATCCTGTCACCTTCAGCACCCCAGAGGGAG TTCCAGGGTTAGTGCCTATCCTAACCGCCTCCAACAGTCATGCTGACTCCGTTCTTCTGGTATGGGGACCACCGCTGGAGGCAAATGGCGTCCTGTCCGGTTATCTCCTGCGGTACCACCTCC TAAATGAGACTTCACTTGAGGTGATTGATTCCCGGGAGATGAACATCACGGAGGCTGACATCACCCAGTGGCACCTTAGGGGACTGGAGGGAGACAGTCTCTACCGCTTTCACCTCAGTGCCTGCACTCGAGCGGGTTGTGGACCTCCAATGGCCCAGGAGAGCAGGACTGTAGCGGCAGCAG ACCTCAACAGCTTTCTATCTGTTCCCAGCTCTATCCCGAGCAATTCTACTCATCCTCCTTTAG TTCCAGCCCTGTTGAACATAAGCTCCTATGTGAGTGACACCTATGCCAAAATCAGCTGGACTGCCGCAGAGGAGCATGGGGACTCGCAGCTTTATGTGGCTTATATGAATAACC GTGATGGTATCTGGTACTtctcagaggctgtaaacacCTCTCAGAGTTTCCACGTAATTGATGGGCTCAAACCCGGGACGCTGTACACCGTACGCCTCATGGCCAAGAAACTACTTGATAATGCTAGCATATTTGAGGACGTTATCGAGACACGAGTCAAAG GTGTGGCAAATCCATCAAGAGACTTTTCAACTGAGCGCTGGTTCATTGGGACCATGTGTGCTGTGGCACTGCTCACCCTTGTTGCACTCGTGGCCTGCTTTCTACGGAAAAACAAAGGTGGCAAATATGCAGGTACGCTGCCACCCCAGCAACTAGACATGTTCTCCATGGAAAAAG TGAAAGAGAAGGAGGATGTCAACCCTGACACCGAGTCACAAGAAATGAATGACGACGCCTTCTATGAATACAG TGACAGCGATAAAAAGCCACTGAGGGGCAGCAGCTCGTGTTCAGGAGATGACGCCGTCGGGGACAGCGTCAGCAGAGACAGTCTGGTTGACTATGCAGACGAAGGAGGAGACTTCAATGAGGACGGGTCATTTATCGGAGAATATTCTGAATTTAAGCACAGGGGCTCGGTTAGTGAATCCAGTGGACCTGGCCGCATCACTGCATGA